One stretch of Tenrec ecaudatus isolate mTenEca1 chromosome 18, mTenEca1.hap1, whole genome shotgun sequence DNA includes these proteins:
- the ZFP28 gene encoding zinc finger protein 28 homolog isoform X1 — protein sequence MGTVRAGARAHEHDPLPGRRCQPRVGRGPSAGRTPATSASRARGRPSRGNGLAAQGQRGAVTSGPGRRAPLSWDTVRPQRRSCKQEAAGVGNELPKAMSQGLVTLDDVMMVFSQEEWEWLTLAQRSLYQKVTLENYRNLVSLGLCVSKPDVITLLEQGKEPWRVERKVTRGRSPDWKLLQETKELPAKKDFCEEKLSQALLIERRPCYSSECSVVRGNWNSSALFGRQPGLLTVKNVTVDFSQQKDFCKNAMWENHGNLASIGHSVCRPHLVSLLDQGTEPWLVKRELARSLFSGQHSVGETRKFFSKQYTYDEIVANRISNSNRGCSIFRGQWNTGSLFERKLVGQEARFRQELMPYNNTLSKDRDWTHTKSGGWSHLDDSEDRARNLDSVKKELPKNSMLVKHPGIYAGKKLFKCNECKKTFTQSSSLTVHQRIHTGEKPYKCTECGKAFSDGSSFARHQRCHTGSKPYECLECGKAFIQNTSLIRHWRYYHTGEKPFDCTDCGKAFSDHIGLSQHRRIHTGETPYKCDVCGKSFRYGSSLTVHQRIHTGEKPYECDVCRKAFSHHASLTQHQRVHSGEKPFKCQECGKAFRQNIHLASHLRIHTGEKPFECGECGKSFSISSQLATHQRIHTGEKPYGCKVCSKAFTQKAHLAQHQKIHTGEKPYECKECGKAFSQTTHLIQHQRVHTGEKPYKCLECGKAFGDNSSCTQHQRLHTGQRPYECFECGKAFKTKSSLICHRRSHTGEKPYECSVCGKAFSHRQSLSVHQRIHSGKKPYECKECRKTFIQIGHLNQHKRVHTGERSYSCKRSKKVFRQTSPFARHPRIHSGESSTRPSLPSSSNPVDLFPKFLWNPPSLSSP from the exons ATGGGGACCGTGAGAGCGGGCGCGCGCGCCCATGAGCACGACCCCCTCCCGGGCCGCCGCTGCCAGCCGAGGGTCGGCCGAGGGCCCTCCGCCGGGAGGACGCCAGCGACCTCTGCCAGCCGTGCTCGGGGAAGGCCGAGCCGCGGGAACGGCCTCGCAGCCCAGGGCCAGCGAGGGGCAGTGACCTCGGGGCCCGGGAGGAGAG CTCCTCTTTCCTGGGACACTGTCCGTCCACAAAGGAGGAGCTGCAAGCAGGAGGCAGCTGGGGTGGGAAATGAGCTTCCTAAAGCCATGTCCCAG GGCTTGGTGACGTTGGACGATGTGATGATGGTTTTCTCCCAAGAGGAGTGGGAATGGCTGACGCTTGCTCAGAGGAGCCTGTATCAGAAGGTTACACTGGAGAACTACAGGAACCTGGTCTCCCTGG GACTTTGCGTTTCTAAGCCTGATGTCATCACCTTACTGGAACAAGGAAAAGaaccctggagggtggagagaaaggtGACACGAGGCCGCAGCCCAG ACTGGAAGCTTTTGCAGGAGACCAAGGAGTTGCCTGCCAAGAAGGACTTTTGTGAAGAGAAGTTATCACAGGCATTGCTCATCGAGAGACGTCCCTGCTATAGCTCAGAGTGCTCCGTAGTAAGAGGAAACTGGAATTCCAGTGCTCTGTTTGGGAGACAGCCG GGCCTGCTGACTGTCAAAAATGTGACTGTGGACTTCTCCCAGCAGAAGGATTTCTGTAAGAACGCGATGTGGGAGAACCATGGTAACCTAGCGTCTATAG GGCATAGTGTTTGTAGGCCACATTTGGTCTCCTTATTGGATCAAGGAACAGAGCCCTGGCTGGTGAAGAGAGAGCTGGCAAGAAGTCTGTTCTCAG GCCAGCATTCTGTAGGTGAGACCCGGAAATTCTTTTCGAAGCAGTACACATACGATGAAATAGTAGCCAACAGAATTTCAAACAGTAACCGTGGATGTTCCATTTTCAGAGGACAGTGGAATACTGGTAGCTTATTTGAACGGAAGCTTGTAGGTCAGGAGGCACGGTTCCGGCAAGAGCTGATGCCATACAACAACACCCTTTCTAAAGACAGAGACTGGACACATACCAAATCTGGAGGATGGTCCCATCTGGATGATTCAGAAGATAGGGCACGCAATCTTGATTCAGTTAAGAAAGAGCTCCCAAAAAACTCAATGCTAGTTAAGCACCCAGGGATCTATGCAGGGAAAAAGCTTTTCAAATGTAatgaatgcaagaaaactttcacTCAGAGCTCATCCCTTACGGTTCATCAGAGGATTCACACCGGAGAGAAGCCCTATAAGTGTACTGAGTGTGGAAAAGCCTTCAGTGACGGCTCATCCTTTGCACGACATCAGAGGTGTCACACGGGCAGTAAGCCCTATGAATGTCTTGAATGTGGGAAGGCCTTCATACAGAACACATCCCTTATCCGACACTGGAGGTATTAccacactggggagaaacccTTTGATTGCACTGATtgtgggaaagccttcagtgATCACATAGGACTTAGTCAGCACAGAAGGATTCACACTGGAGAAACACCTTACAAGTGTGATGTGTGTGGCAAATCCTTTAGGTATGGCTCGTCCCTTACTGTGCATCAAAGaatccatactggagagaaaccctatgaatgTGATGTTTGTAGGAAAGCCTTCAGCCACCATGCATCCCTCACGCAACATCAAAGAGTGCATTCTGGAGAAAAACCTTTTAAGTGTCaagaatgtgggaaagcttttcGGCAGAATATACACCTTGCTAGTCATTTGAGGATTCACACTGGAGAGAAGCCTTTTGAATGTGGAGAATGTGGGAAGTCCTTCAGCATCAGCTCGCAGCTTGCTACTCACCAGAGAATTCATaccggagagaaaccctatggatGTAAGGTCTGTAGTAAAGCCTTCACCCAGAAGGCTCACCTTGCCCAGCATCAGAAAATCCAcacaggagagaaaccctatgagtGTAAGGAGTGCGGCAAAGCCTTCAGCCAGACCACACACCTTATTCAACACCAGCgggttcatactggagagaagccctATAAGTGTCTTGAATGTGGGAAGGCGTTTGGTGACAATTCATCCTGTACTCAACATCAGCGACTTCACACTGGCCAAAGACCTTATGAATGCTTTGAGTGTGGGAAGGCATTCAAGACAAAGTCATCCCTGATTTGTCATAGaagaagtcacactggagagaagcCCTATGAATGCAGTGTGTGTGGCAAAGCCTTTAGCCATCGTCAATCCCTTAGTGTTCACCAGCGAATTCATTCGGGAAAGAAGCCATATGAATGCAAAGAATGCAGAAAAACCTTTATCCAAATTGGACACCTGAATCAACACAAAAGGGTTCACACTGGAGAGAGGTCCTATAGCTGTAAGAGAAGTAAGAAAGTCTTTAGGCAGACTTCACCCTTTGCGCGTCACCCGAGAATTCATTCTGGAGAGTCATCCACACGCCCTTCCTTACCTTCCTCATCAAATCCTGTGGATCTGTTTCCAAAATTTCTCTGGAATCCACCCTCCCTGTCATCACCTTGA
- the ZFP28 gene encoding zinc finger protein 28 homolog isoform X4: MGTVRAGARAHEHDPLPGRRCQPRVGRGPSAGRTPATSASRARGRPSRGNGLAAQGQRGAVTSGPGRRAPLSWDTVRPQRRSCKQEAAGVGNELPKAMSQGLVTLDDVMMVFSQEEWEWLTLAQRSLYQKVTLENYRNLVSLGLCVSKPDVITLLEQGKEPWRVERKVTRGRSPDWKLLQETKELPAKKDFCEEKLSQALLIERRPCYSSECSVVRGNWNSSALFGRQPGLLTVKNVTVDFSQQKDFCKNAMWENHGNLASIGHSVCRPHLVSLLDQGTEPWLVKRELARSLFSGQHSVEKVCGPLL, translated from the exons ATGGGGACCGTGAGAGCGGGCGCGCGCGCCCATGAGCACGACCCCCTCCCGGGCCGCCGCTGCCAGCCGAGGGTCGGCCGAGGGCCCTCCGCCGGGAGGACGCCAGCGACCTCTGCCAGCCGTGCTCGGGGAAGGCCGAGCCGCGGGAACGGCCTCGCAGCCCAGGGCCAGCGAGGGGCAGTGACCTCGGGGCCCGGGAGGAGAG CTCCTCTTTCCTGGGACACTGTCCGTCCACAAAGGAGGAGCTGCAAGCAGGAGGCAGCTGGGGTGGGAAATGAGCTTCCTAAAGCCATGTCCCAG GGCTTGGTGACGTTGGACGATGTGATGATGGTTTTCTCCCAAGAGGAGTGGGAATGGCTGACGCTTGCTCAGAGGAGCCTGTATCAGAAGGTTACACTGGAGAACTACAGGAACCTGGTCTCCCTGG GACTTTGCGTTTCTAAGCCTGATGTCATCACCTTACTGGAACAAGGAAAAGaaccctggagggtggagagaaaggtGACACGAGGCCGCAGCCCAG ACTGGAAGCTTTTGCAGGAGACCAAGGAGTTGCCTGCCAAGAAGGACTTTTGTGAAGAGAAGTTATCACAGGCATTGCTCATCGAGAGACGTCCCTGCTATAGCTCAGAGTGCTCCGTAGTAAGAGGAAACTGGAATTCCAGTGCTCTGTTTGGGAGACAGCCG GGCCTGCTGACTGTCAAAAATGTGACTGTGGACTTCTCCCAGCAGAAGGATTTCTGTAAGAACGCGATGTGGGAGAACCATGGTAACCTAGCGTCTATAG GGCATAGTGTTTGTAGGCCACATTTGGTCTCCTTATTGGATCAAGGAACAGAGCCCTGGCTGGTGAAGAGAGAGCTGGCAAGAAGTCTGTTCTCAG GCCAGCATTCTGTAG AAAAAGTTTGCGGACCACTGTTGTAG
- the ZFP28 gene encoding zinc finger protein 28 homolog isoform X2: MYQKSRQACLVENAATTSLQGKEGHVLRRGHQSLEKDIVLGGEEEGPERDGRIQRLQQWAPHENNFEDGAGPDWKLLQETKELPAKKDFCEEKLSQALLIERRPCYSSECSVVRGNWNSSALFGRQPGLLTVKNVTVDFSQQKDFCKNAMWENHGNLASIGHSVCRPHLVSLLDQGTEPWLVKRELARSLFSGQHSVGETRKFFSKQYTYDEIVANRISNSNRGCSIFRGQWNTGSLFERKLVGQEARFRQELMPYNNTLSKDRDWTHTKSGGWSHLDDSEDRARNLDSVKKELPKNSMLVKHPGIYAGKKLFKCNECKKTFTQSSSLTVHQRIHTGEKPYKCTECGKAFSDGSSFARHQRCHTGSKPYECLECGKAFIQNTSLIRHWRYYHTGEKPFDCTDCGKAFSDHIGLSQHRRIHTGETPYKCDVCGKSFRYGSSLTVHQRIHTGEKPYECDVCRKAFSHHASLTQHQRVHSGEKPFKCQECGKAFRQNIHLASHLRIHTGEKPFECGECGKSFSISSQLATHQRIHTGEKPYGCKVCSKAFTQKAHLAQHQKIHTGEKPYECKECGKAFSQTTHLIQHQRVHTGEKPYKCLECGKAFGDNSSCTQHQRLHTGQRPYECFECGKAFKTKSSLICHRRSHTGEKPYECSVCGKAFSHRQSLSVHQRIHSGKKPYECKECRKTFIQIGHLNQHKRVHTGERSYSCKRSKKVFRQTSPFARHPRIHSGESSTRPSLPSSSNPVDLFPKFLWNPPSLSSP, from the exons atgtatcaaaagaGCAGACAGGCCTGTCTTGTAGAAAATGCAGCCACAACGTCCCTTCAAGGCAAGGAGGGACATGTCCTCAGGAGAGGACatcagtctttggagaaggacatcgtgcttggtggagaagaggaaggccctgaacgaGATGGACGGATACAGCGGCTACAACAGTGGGCCCCACatgagaacaattttgaggatggcgccGGACCGG ACTGGAAGCTTTTGCAGGAGACCAAGGAGTTGCCTGCCAAGAAGGACTTTTGTGAAGAGAAGTTATCACAGGCATTGCTCATCGAGAGACGTCCCTGCTATAGCTCAGAGTGCTCCGTAGTAAGAGGAAACTGGAATTCCAGTGCTCTGTTTGGGAGACAGCCG GGCCTGCTGACTGTCAAAAATGTGACTGTGGACTTCTCCCAGCAGAAGGATTTCTGTAAGAACGCGATGTGGGAGAACCATGGTAACCTAGCGTCTATAG GGCATAGTGTTTGTAGGCCACATTTGGTCTCCTTATTGGATCAAGGAACAGAGCCCTGGCTGGTGAAGAGAGAGCTGGCAAGAAGTCTGTTCTCAG GCCAGCATTCTGTAGGTGAGACCCGGAAATTCTTTTCGAAGCAGTACACATACGATGAAATAGTAGCCAACAGAATTTCAAACAGTAACCGTGGATGTTCCATTTTCAGAGGACAGTGGAATACTGGTAGCTTATTTGAACGGAAGCTTGTAGGTCAGGAGGCACGGTTCCGGCAAGAGCTGATGCCATACAACAACACCCTTTCTAAAGACAGAGACTGGACACATACCAAATCTGGAGGATGGTCCCATCTGGATGATTCAGAAGATAGGGCACGCAATCTTGATTCAGTTAAGAAAGAGCTCCCAAAAAACTCAATGCTAGTTAAGCACCCAGGGATCTATGCAGGGAAAAAGCTTTTCAAATGTAatgaatgcaagaaaactttcacTCAGAGCTCATCCCTTACGGTTCATCAGAGGATTCACACCGGAGAGAAGCCCTATAAGTGTACTGAGTGTGGAAAAGCCTTCAGTGACGGCTCATCCTTTGCACGACATCAGAGGTGTCACACGGGCAGTAAGCCCTATGAATGTCTTGAATGTGGGAAGGCCTTCATACAGAACACATCCCTTATCCGACACTGGAGGTATTAccacactggggagaaacccTTTGATTGCACTGATtgtgggaaagccttcagtgATCACATAGGACTTAGTCAGCACAGAAGGATTCACACTGGAGAAACACCTTACAAGTGTGATGTGTGTGGCAAATCCTTTAGGTATGGCTCGTCCCTTACTGTGCATCAAAGaatccatactggagagaaaccctatgaatgTGATGTTTGTAGGAAAGCCTTCAGCCACCATGCATCCCTCACGCAACATCAAAGAGTGCATTCTGGAGAAAAACCTTTTAAGTGTCaagaatgtgggaaagcttttcGGCAGAATATACACCTTGCTAGTCATTTGAGGATTCACACTGGAGAGAAGCCTTTTGAATGTGGAGAATGTGGGAAGTCCTTCAGCATCAGCTCGCAGCTTGCTACTCACCAGAGAATTCATaccggagagaaaccctatggatGTAAGGTCTGTAGTAAAGCCTTCACCCAGAAGGCTCACCTTGCCCAGCATCAGAAAATCCAcacaggagagaaaccctatgagtGTAAGGAGTGCGGCAAAGCCTTCAGCCAGACCACACACCTTATTCAACACCAGCgggttcatactggagagaagccctATAAGTGTCTTGAATGTGGGAAGGCGTTTGGTGACAATTCATCCTGTACTCAACATCAGCGACTTCACACTGGCCAAAGACCTTATGAATGCTTTGAGTGTGGGAAGGCATTCAAGACAAAGTCATCCCTGATTTGTCATAGaagaagtcacactggagagaagcCCTATGAATGCAGTGTGTGTGGCAAAGCCTTTAGCCATCGTCAATCCCTTAGTGTTCACCAGCGAATTCATTCGGGAAAGAAGCCATATGAATGCAAAGAATGCAGAAAAACCTTTATCCAAATTGGACACCTGAATCAACACAAAAGGGTTCACACTGGAGAGAGGTCCTATAGCTGTAAGAGAAGTAAGAAAGTCTTTAGGCAGACTTCACCCTTTGCGCGTCACCCGAGAATTCATTCTGGAGAGTCATCCACACGCCCTTCCTTACCTTCCTCATCAAATCCTGTGGATCTGTTTCCAAAATTTCTCTGGAATCCACCCTCCCTGTCATCACCTTGA
- the ZFP28 gene encoding zinc finger protein 28 homolog isoform X5 has translation MGTVRAGARAHEHDPLPGRRCQPRVGRGPSAGRTPATSASRARGRPSRGNGLAAQGQRGAVTSGPGRRAPLSWDTVRPQRRSCKQEAAGVGNELPKAMSQGLVTLDDVMMVFSQEEWEWLTLAQRSLYQKVTLENYRNLVSLGLCVSKPDVITLLEQGKEPWRVERKVTRGRSPDWKLLQETKELPAKKDFCEEKLSQALLIERRPCYSSECSVVRGNWNSSALFGRQPGLLTVKNVTVDFSQQKDFCKNAMWENHGNLASIGHSVCRPHLVSLLDQGTEPWLVKRELARSLFSEKVCGPLL, from the exons ATGGGGACCGTGAGAGCGGGCGCGCGCGCCCATGAGCACGACCCCCTCCCGGGCCGCCGCTGCCAGCCGAGGGTCGGCCGAGGGCCCTCCGCCGGGAGGACGCCAGCGACCTCTGCCAGCCGTGCTCGGGGAAGGCCGAGCCGCGGGAACGGCCTCGCAGCCCAGGGCCAGCGAGGGGCAGTGACCTCGGGGCCCGGGAGGAGAG CTCCTCTTTCCTGGGACACTGTCCGTCCACAAAGGAGGAGCTGCAAGCAGGAGGCAGCTGGGGTGGGAAATGAGCTTCCTAAAGCCATGTCCCAG GGCTTGGTGACGTTGGACGATGTGATGATGGTTTTCTCCCAAGAGGAGTGGGAATGGCTGACGCTTGCTCAGAGGAGCCTGTATCAGAAGGTTACACTGGAGAACTACAGGAACCTGGTCTCCCTGG GACTTTGCGTTTCTAAGCCTGATGTCATCACCTTACTGGAACAAGGAAAAGaaccctggagggtggagagaaaggtGACACGAGGCCGCAGCCCAG ACTGGAAGCTTTTGCAGGAGACCAAGGAGTTGCCTGCCAAGAAGGACTTTTGTGAAGAGAAGTTATCACAGGCATTGCTCATCGAGAGACGTCCCTGCTATAGCTCAGAGTGCTCCGTAGTAAGAGGAAACTGGAATTCCAGTGCTCTGTTTGGGAGACAGCCG GGCCTGCTGACTGTCAAAAATGTGACTGTGGACTTCTCCCAGCAGAAGGATTTCTGTAAGAACGCGATGTGGGAGAACCATGGTAACCTAGCGTCTATAG GGCATAGTGTTTGTAGGCCACATTTGGTCTCCTTATTGGATCAAGGAACAGAGCCCTGGCTGGTGAAGAGAGAGCTGGCAAGAAGTCTGTTCTCAG AAAAAGTTTGCGGACCACTGTTGTAG
- the ZFP28 gene encoding zinc finger protein 28 homolog isoform X3 translates to MMVFSQEEWEWLTLAQRSLYQKVTLENYRNLVSLGLCVSKPDVITLLEQGKEPWRVERKVTRGRSPDWKLLQETKELPAKKDFCEEKLSQALLIERRPCYSSECSVVRGNWNSSALFGRQPGLLTVKNVTVDFSQQKDFCKNAMWENHGNLASIGHSVCRPHLVSLLDQGTEPWLVKRELARSLFSGQHSVGETRKFFSKQYTYDEIVANRISNSNRGCSIFRGQWNTGSLFERKLVGQEARFRQELMPYNNTLSKDRDWTHTKSGGWSHLDDSEDRARNLDSVKKELPKNSMLVKHPGIYAGKKLFKCNECKKTFTQSSSLTVHQRIHTGEKPYKCTECGKAFSDGSSFARHQRCHTGSKPYECLECGKAFIQNTSLIRHWRYYHTGEKPFDCTDCGKAFSDHIGLSQHRRIHTGETPYKCDVCGKSFRYGSSLTVHQRIHTGEKPYECDVCRKAFSHHASLTQHQRVHSGEKPFKCQECGKAFRQNIHLASHLRIHTGEKPFECGECGKSFSISSQLATHQRIHTGEKPYGCKVCSKAFTQKAHLAQHQKIHTGEKPYECKECGKAFSQTTHLIQHQRVHTGEKPYKCLECGKAFGDNSSCTQHQRLHTGQRPYECFECGKAFKTKSSLICHRRSHTGEKPYECSVCGKAFSHRQSLSVHQRIHSGKKPYECKECRKTFIQIGHLNQHKRVHTGERSYSCKRSKKVFRQTSPFARHPRIHSGESSTRPSLPSSSNPVDLFPKFLWNPPSLSSP, encoded by the exons ATGATGGTTTTCTCCCAAGAGGAGTGGGAATGGCTGACGCTTGCTCAGAGGAGCCTGTATCAGAAGGTTACACTGGAGAACTACAGGAACCTGGTCTCCCTGG GACTTTGCGTTTCTAAGCCTGATGTCATCACCTTACTGGAACAAGGAAAAGaaccctggagggtggagagaaaggtGACACGAGGCCGCAGCCCAG ACTGGAAGCTTTTGCAGGAGACCAAGGAGTTGCCTGCCAAGAAGGACTTTTGTGAAGAGAAGTTATCACAGGCATTGCTCATCGAGAGACGTCCCTGCTATAGCTCAGAGTGCTCCGTAGTAAGAGGAAACTGGAATTCCAGTGCTCTGTTTGGGAGACAGCCG GGCCTGCTGACTGTCAAAAATGTGACTGTGGACTTCTCCCAGCAGAAGGATTTCTGTAAGAACGCGATGTGGGAGAACCATGGTAACCTAGCGTCTATAG GGCATAGTGTTTGTAGGCCACATTTGGTCTCCTTATTGGATCAAGGAACAGAGCCCTGGCTGGTGAAGAGAGAGCTGGCAAGAAGTCTGTTCTCAG GCCAGCATTCTGTAGGTGAGACCCGGAAATTCTTTTCGAAGCAGTACACATACGATGAAATAGTAGCCAACAGAATTTCAAACAGTAACCGTGGATGTTCCATTTTCAGAGGACAGTGGAATACTGGTAGCTTATTTGAACGGAAGCTTGTAGGTCAGGAGGCACGGTTCCGGCAAGAGCTGATGCCATACAACAACACCCTTTCTAAAGACAGAGACTGGACACATACCAAATCTGGAGGATGGTCCCATCTGGATGATTCAGAAGATAGGGCACGCAATCTTGATTCAGTTAAGAAAGAGCTCCCAAAAAACTCAATGCTAGTTAAGCACCCAGGGATCTATGCAGGGAAAAAGCTTTTCAAATGTAatgaatgcaagaaaactttcacTCAGAGCTCATCCCTTACGGTTCATCAGAGGATTCACACCGGAGAGAAGCCCTATAAGTGTACTGAGTGTGGAAAAGCCTTCAGTGACGGCTCATCCTTTGCACGACATCAGAGGTGTCACACGGGCAGTAAGCCCTATGAATGTCTTGAATGTGGGAAGGCCTTCATACAGAACACATCCCTTATCCGACACTGGAGGTATTAccacactggggagaaacccTTTGATTGCACTGATtgtgggaaagccttcagtgATCACATAGGACTTAGTCAGCACAGAAGGATTCACACTGGAGAAACACCTTACAAGTGTGATGTGTGTGGCAAATCCTTTAGGTATGGCTCGTCCCTTACTGTGCATCAAAGaatccatactggagagaaaccctatgaatgTGATGTTTGTAGGAAAGCCTTCAGCCACCATGCATCCCTCACGCAACATCAAAGAGTGCATTCTGGAGAAAAACCTTTTAAGTGTCaagaatgtgggaaagcttttcGGCAGAATATACACCTTGCTAGTCATTTGAGGATTCACACTGGAGAGAAGCCTTTTGAATGTGGAGAATGTGGGAAGTCCTTCAGCATCAGCTCGCAGCTTGCTACTCACCAGAGAATTCATaccggagagaaaccctatggatGTAAGGTCTGTAGTAAAGCCTTCACCCAGAAGGCTCACCTTGCCCAGCATCAGAAAATCCAcacaggagagaaaccctatgagtGTAAGGAGTGCGGCAAAGCCTTCAGCCAGACCACACACCTTATTCAACACCAGCgggttcatactggagagaagccctATAAGTGTCTTGAATGTGGGAAGGCGTTTGGTGACAATTCATCCTGTACTCAACATCAGCGACTTCACACTGGCCAAAGACCTTATGAATGCTTTGAGTGTGGGAAGGCATTCAAGACAAAGTCATCCCTGATTTGTCATAGaagaagtcacactggagagaagcCCTATGAATGCAGTGTGTGTGGCAAAGCCTTTAGCCATCGTCAATCCCTTAGTGTTCACCAGCGAATTCATTCGGGAAAGAAGCCATATGAATGCAAAGAATGCAGAAAAACCTTTATCCAAATTGGACACCTGAATCAACACAAAAGGGTTCACACTGGAGAGAGGTCCTATAGCTGTAAGAGAAGTAAGAAAGTCTTTAGGCAGACTTCACCCTTTGCGCGTCACCCGAGAATTCATTCTGGAGAGTCATCCACACGCCCTTCCTTACCTTCCTCATCAAATCCTGTGGATCTGTTTCCAAAATTTCTCTGGAATCCACCCTCCCTGTCATCACCTTGA